In Megalopta genalis isolate 19385.01 chromosome 14, iyMegGena1_principal, whole genome shotgun sequence, the following are encoded in one genomic region:
- the sit gene encoding stuck in traffic, producing the protein MNISGTPSLDKMSNIYNNSAVRFYQYVFHDLSDPRTREWFMIASPVPGVSLLIGYLYFCLSWGPRQMEHRKPYKLRNVLVVYNFLQVLLSCWLFYEGLDGAWLRKYSWKCQPVDFSTTPEAMRVARGVYIYFLAKISELLDTVFFVLRKKDSQITFLHLYHHTVMPMISWGATKYYPGGHGTFIGVINSFVHIIMYTYYLLAALLPQYQKYLWWKKYITTLQMGQFCLAFLHSCQLLFYDCDYPKWSLFFILPNAIFFYFLFADFYDVSYQHQRDRKGSRPCSTKETDPATQTDNGRLQNGKGKTD; encoded by the exons ATGAACATCAGCGGTACTCCCTCGCTCGACAAGATGTCCAACATCTACAACAACTCGGCGGTTCGATTCTACCAGTATGTCTTCCACGACCTCTCCG ATCCACGGACGAGAGAATGGTTCATGATAGCGTCGCCAGTGCCGGGTGTCAGTCTGCTGATTGGCTACCTGTACTTCTGCCTGTCATGGGGTCCCAGACAGATGGAGCACAGGAAACCGTACAAGCTGAGGAACGTCCTCGTGGTCTACAACTTCCTGCAGGTCCTGCTCAGCTGCTGGCTGTTCTACGAGGGCCTCGACGGAGCCTGGCTGAGGAAGTACAGTTGGAAGTGCCAGCCAGTCGACTTCTCTACCACACCGGAGGCCATGAGG GTCGCCAGAGGCGTGTACATATACTTTCTGGCGAAGATCTCCGAGCTGCTGGACACGGTATTCTTCGTGCTGAGGAAGAAGGACAGCCAGATCACGTTCCTCCACTTGTACCATCACACGGTGATGCCGATGATCTCGTGGGGAGCCACCAAGTACTATCCGGGTGGCCATGGCACCTTCATAG GTGTCATCAACAGCTTCGTGCACATCATCATGTACACCTACTACCTGCTGGCTGCGTTGTTGCCTCAGTATCAGAAGTACTTGTGGTGGAAGAAGTACATCACGACCCTCCAAATG GGCCAATTCTGCCTCGCCTTCCTGCACAGCTGCCAGCTGCTGTTCTACGACTGCGACTATCCGAAGTGGTCACTGTTCTTCATCCTCCCGAACGCGATCTTCTTCTACTTCCTCTTCGCGGACTTCTACGACGTCTCGTACCAGCATCAACGTGACCGAAAGGGGTCCAGACCCTGCTCAACGAAGGAGACCGACCCAGCGACGCAGACGGACAACGGCCGGTTGCAGAACGGCAAAGGGAAGACGGACTAA
- the bond gene encoding elongation of very long chain fatty acid james bond protein, with the protein MASIIHQIISNYDEIEEINSEIKVPTWPLMGSPGPMLTIVGCYLAFILKVGPRMMEKKPAYQLSNVMIAYNAVQVALSFFLVMRVFQPGIIGVILSPRCGKSQHAKLDMPLQLAVSTTAWWYHIAKMVELLDTVFFVLRKKQNQITFLHIYHHTMTAVVSWIYVRLLPGEQCVLLGLLNSFVHVVMYTYYLLTALGPQYQKYLWWKKYITWLQLVQFAIVLSYLFMVLVRDCQTPKPLTYFMMANMIIFLYLFGDFYRKAYKPKKV; encoded by the exons ATGGCGAGCATAATTCACCAGATAATCAGCAACTACGACGAGATCGAGGAGATCAACAGCG AGATAAAGGTGCCAACATGGCCGTTGATGGGGTCCCCTGGACCGATGCTGACCATCGTTGGCTGCTATTTGGCGTTCATTTTGAAGGTCGGGCCACGAATGATGGAGAAGAAACCCGCCTACCAATTGTCCAATGTTATGATCGCTTACAACGCAGTCCAAGTCGCCTTGAGCTTCTTCCTCGTTATGCGG GTATTTCAACCAGGTATAATAGGTGTGATTCTCTCGCCGAGGTGTGGTAAATCGCAACACGCAAAGCTGGACATGCCTCTTCAGCTCGCA GTGTCAACGACTGCCTGGTGGTACCACATTGCGAAGATGGTCGAACTTCTCGACACG GTGTTCTTCGTTCTCCGTAAGAAGCAGAATCAAATCACCTTCCTCCACATCTATCATCACACAATGACTGCTGTCGTCTCGTGGATTTATGTCAGGCTGCTCCCCGGCGAGCAATGCGTTCTTCTTGGCCTGCTCAACTCGTTCGTGCACGTTGTCATGTACACGTATTACCTGCTCACCGCGTTGGGCCCGCAGTACCAGAAGTACCTGTGGTGGAAGAAGTACATCACCTGGCTCCAACTG GTGCAGTTCGCCATAGTGCTGAGCTACCTGTTCATGGTGCTGGTACGGGACTGCCAAACGCCGAAGCCGCTCACGTACTTCATGATGGCGAACATGATAATCTTCCTGTACCTGTTCGGTGACTTCTACAGGAAAGCTTACAAGCCGAAGAAAGTCTAA
- the LOC117225786 gene encoding very long chain fatty acid elongase 7 translates to MATLLRRFYHGYRYINDELSDPRTQDFWLIGSPWVMLSIVAMYLYFVQDLGPKLMATKRPFNLHRVMQIYNVVQIVLCAYLLYKAMTLSWMVDFNFFCHVVDYSPEPRQIEIAKTVWLYFMVKLLDLLDTVFFVLRKKENQISFLHVYHHAGMAFGTWNAVKFLAGGHLIFLGTINSFVHVVMYSYYLATSFRMSRPWWKKHITQLQLFQFFLLLVHDLTLAWQADCHFPKWTVVVLIPQNVFMMVLFGDFYYKCYIRKSQAKVSQNGVTAEAANGKLKHSQ, encoded by the exons ATCCGCGGACCCAGGACTTCTGGCTGATCGGCTCGCCGTGGGTAATGTTGAGCATAGTGGCGATGTACTTATACTTCGTGCAGGATCTAGGCCCGAAACTGATGGCGACGAAGCGACCCTTCAATTTGCACAGGGTGATGCAGATCTACAACGTTGTGCAGATTGTACTTTGCGCGTATCTGCTATACAAg GCGATGACCCTGTCCTGGATGGTAGACTTTAATTTCTTTTGCCACGTGGTCGACTACTCGCCGGAGCCGCGACAGATCGAA ATTGCCAAGACGGTCTGGTTGTACTTCATGGTGAAGCTGTTGGATCTGCTCGACACGGTGTTCTTTGTTCTGCGGAAAAAAGAGAACCAGATATCGTTCCTGCACGTCTATCATCACGCCGGGATGGCGTTCGGCACGTGGAACGCCGTGAAATTTCTGGCTGGCGGACACCTTATCTTCCTAG GAACAATCAACTCGTTCGTGCACGTGGTGATGTATAGCTACTACCTGGCGACGTCATTCCGCATGAGCAGACCCTGGTGGAAGAAGCACATCACCCAGCTGCAGCTGTTCCAATTCTTCTTGCTCCTGGTGCACGACCTGACCCTGGCGTGGCAGGCGGATTGCCACTTCCCGAAGTGGACGGTGGTGGTGTTGATCCCGCAGAACGTGTTCATGATGGTGCTGTTCGGCGACTTCTACTACAAGTGCTACATCAGGAAGTCGCAGGCGAAGGTCAGCCAGAACGGCGTCACCGCGGAAGCGGCGAACGGGAAGCTGAAGCACAGCCAGTAG